In Bacillus sp. DX3.1, the following proteins share a genomic window:
- the rbsK gene encoding ribokinase translates to MPNIAVVGSISMDLVAVSKKRPKAGETVIGEAFHTVPGGKGANQAVAAARLGANVAMVGAIGDDAYGKIVSDNLENEHIFIDFVEPVTGETTGIAHIVLAEEDNSIVVVQGANRLVNEQVVDRAKDLLVKADMVVLQLEIPLETVKYVLHICEEHKIPVMLNPAPAQVLPEDVLEKATYITPNEHECRIVLDDFISPIEELLAKYPNKLLMTEGGSGVRFHNGTEIVHVPSISVEVVDTTGAGDTFNGALAVALSEGETLQKAIRFANIAGGLSVTKLGAQGGMPTRERVREVQVIVG, encoded by the coding sequence ATGCCAAATATTGCAGTAGTAGGCAGTATTTCAATGGACTTAGTCGCGGTTTCGAAAAAGCGACCAAAAGCAGGAGAAACGGTTATTGGAGAAGCCTTTCACACGGTGCCTGGTGGAAAAGGGGCGAATCAAGCCGTTGCAGCAGCTAGATTAGGTGCAAATGTGGCAATGGTTGGAGCTATAGGTGATGATGCTTACGGGAAGATTGTTAGCGATAATTTAGAGAATGAGCATATTTTTATCGATTTTGTGGAACCGGTTACAGGTGAAACGACAGGAATTGCTCATATCGTGTTAGCAGAAGAAGATAACAGTATTGTCGTTGTGCAAGGTGCAAACCGTCTTGTAAATGAACAGGTTGTGGATCGGGCAAAAGACCTTCTTGTAAAAGCGGATATGGTTGTACTTCAACTCGAGATTCCGTTAGAAACAGTAAAATATGTCCTGCACATTTGTGAAGAGCATAAAATTCCGGTGATGTTAAATCCTGCTCCGGCACAAGTATTGCCAGAGGATGTTTTAGAAAAAGCAACGTACATTACACCAAACGAACATGAATGCCGTATTGTACTAGATGATTTTATTTCACCAATTGAAGAGTTGCTTGCAAAATATCCAAACAAATTATTGATGACAGAAGGCGGAAGCGGGGTTCGCTTTCACAATGGTACAGAGATTGTTCACGTACCAAGTATTTCTGTTGAAGTAGTGGATACGACAGGAGCTGGTGATACATTTAACGGTGCGTTAGCAGTTGCGCTTTCAGAAGGAGAAACACTACAAAAAGCAATTCGCTTTGCTAATATTGCTGGTGGTCTTTCCGTAACAAAGCTTGGTGCACAAGGCGGCATGCCAACGAGAGAGAGAGTGAGAGAAGTGCAGGTGATTGTCGGATGA
- the rbsD gene encoding D-ribose pyranase, translating into MKRHGVLNSEIAAVLASLGHTDKIVIADCGLPVPEGVKRIDLAIELGKPSFLDVLQVVADDMAVEKLTLAEEITAHNAEVKLEVEARLKDAVPEYVSHEQFKELTKQAKVVIRTGEATPYANVILHAGVIF; encoded by the coding sequence ATGAAAAGGCATGGTGTATTAAATAGCGAAATTGCAGCGGTACTTGCATCGCTTGGTCATACAGACAAGATTGTCATTGCGGATTGCGGTCTACCGGTCCCTGAAGGTGTAAAACGAATAGATTTAGCAATCGAACTTGGGAAACCATCTTTTTTAGATGTATTACAAGTTGTAGCAGATGATATGGCAGTTGAAAAGTTAACATTAGCAGAAGAGATTACAGCGCATAATGCAGAAGTGAAGCTAGAGGTTGAAGCACGTTTGAAAGATGCTGTTCCTGAATATGTATCGCATGAACAGTTTAAAGAACTTACGAAGCAGGCGAAAGTTGTGATTCGTACAGGAGAAGCAACGCCATATGCCAATGTCATTTTACACGCAGGCGTGATTTTTTAA
- a CDS encoding sugar ABC transporter ATP-binding protein produces the protein MRIEMKNISKAFNGNPVLKNAQFCIEAGEVHALMGENGAGKSTLMKILTGVYTRDGGQVTIDGEERTFKNAKEAEEYGIAFIHQELNILPNLTVAENMFLGKELMYGKTGILRTRQMNGVAQQQLENLGLHVKGSMLASALSVGQQQIIEIGKALMTNASVIIMDEPTAALTDREIETLFAVINKLRKEGVSFVYISHRMEEIFSICDAITILRDGDYVGTRLIPETSFDEVVSMMVGRSIGERYPERDAAIGEVIFEMRNGTKKGKFENVSFQVRKGEILGVAGLMGAGRTDIMKAIFGYEPLDSGQIFMNGREVKIDSPLDAIRQRIAFITEDRKSEGLVLDFSIRENLALPNLGNLSKGSVMDKQTEEQFTADMMKLLNVKAANGEQAVKSLSGGNQQKVVIAKWLGIHPQLLILDEPTRGVDVGAKKEIYSIMNKFTSQGDAIIMVSSELPEVLGMSDRILVIHEGQVGGILEKDKATQESIMALATGGE, from the coding sequence ATGCGTATTGAAATGAAAAATATTTCAAAAGCGTTCAATGGCAATCCTGTTTTGAAAAACGCACAGTTTTGTATTGAAGCAGGAGAAGTCCATGCACTTATGGGAGAAAACGGAGCGGGAAAATCAACGCTCATGAAAATTTTAACGGGTGTTTATACGAGAGATGGTGGCCAAGTCACGATTGATGGAGAAGAACGTACATTTAAAAATGCGAAAGAAGCAGAAGAATATGGCATTGCTTTTATTCATCAAGAACTGAACATACTACCGAATTTAACAGTTGCTGAAAATATGTTTCTTGGAAAAGAGCTTATGTATGGCAAAACAGGAATTTTGCGTACACGCCAAATGAATGGGGTAGCGCAGCAACAGCTGGAAAATCTTGGTCTTCATGTAAAGGGATCTATGCTTGCTAGTGCATTATCTGTTGGACAACAGCAAATTATTGAAATTGGCAAAGCATTAATGACAAACGCGAGTGTCATTATTATGGACGAGCCTACGGCAGCTTTGACAGATCGAGAAATTGAAACGCTCTTTGCGGTTATTAACAAATTGCGTAAAGAAGGTGTATCGTTCGTTTATATTTCTCACCGCATGGAAGAAATTTTTTCTATCTGTGATGCGATTACGATTTTACGTGATGGAGATTATGTCGGAACGCGATTGATTCCTGAAACATCGTTTGATGAAGTTGTCAGTATGATGGTGGGTCGAAGTATTGGCGAGCGCTATCCAGAACGTGATGCTGCTATTGGAGAAGTTATATTTGAAATGCGTAACGGCACGAAGAAAGGTAAGTTTGAAAATGTTTCGTTTCAAGTTCGAAAAGGTGAAATTCTTGGCGTTGCCGGATTAATGGGAGCAGGCCGCACGGATATTATGAAAGCCATTTTTGGATACGAGCCGTTAGATTCAGGACAAATCTTTATGAATGGCCGAGAAGTTAAGATTGATAGCCCGCTTGATGCAATACGGCAGCGGATTGCGTTTATTACAGAGGACAGGAAATCAGAAGGACTTGTATTAGATTTTTCTATTCGTGAAAATTTAGCATTGCCAAATTTGGGGAACCTTTCGAAAGGTAGCGTGATGGACAAACAAACGGAAGAGCAGTTTACAGCAGATATGATGAAGCTCCTAAATGTAAAAGCAGCAAATGGAGAACAGGCTGTCAAATCACTTTCCGGTGGGAATCAACAAAAAGTTGTCATTGCAAAATGGCTCGGGATTCATCCGCAGCTATTAATTTTAGATGAACCGACACGAGGCGTCGATGTTGGAGCAAAAAAAGAAATTTACTCGATTATGAACAAGTTTACAAGCCAAGGGGATGCAATCATTATGGTTTCATCTGAATTACCAGAAGTATTGGGGATGAGTGATCGTATACTTGTCATTCATGAAGGACAAGTAGGCGGGATTTTAGAGAAAGATAAGGCAACGCAAGAGTCGATTATGGCATTAGCAACAGGGGGAGAATAA
- the rbsC gene encoding ribose ABC transporter permease (functions to transport ribose at high affinity; forms a complex with RbsA2C2B) produces the protein MAKKGNVLQQLGSLIGLALIVVVITVLNPSFIEIPNLFNILRQVSINALIAFGMTFVILTGGIDLSVGSILALSSALVAGMMASGMDPFLGMTVGLLAGLVMGIVNGIIIAKGKVAPFIATLATMTIFRGLTLVYMDGRPITGLGDHLAFQMFGRGYFFGIPVPAVTMMIAFAALYFILKKTTFGRRTFAIGGNEEAAALSGINVTRMKVMIYGLSGILAALAGIVLTSRLDSAQPTAGTSYELDAIAAVVLGGTSLSGGKGWIVGTFIGVLIIGVLNNGLNLLGVSSFFQQVVKGLVILLAVLIDRRKEA, from the coding sequence ATGGCTAAAAAGGGGAATGTATTGCAACAACTCGGTTCGTTAATCGGATTAGCGCTTATCGTAGTAGTCATTACAGTGTTAAATCCATCGTTTATTGAGATACCAAACTTATTTAATATTTTACGCCAAGTATCTATTAATGCACTAATTGCTTTTGGAATGACCTTTGTAATTTTAACAGGGGGTATTGACTTATCGGTAGGTTCTATTTTAGCATTATCAAGTGCACTTGTTGCTGGGATGATGGCAAGTGGCATGGATCCGTTCCTTGGAATGACAGTTGGATTATTAGCGGGTCTTGTAATGGGAATTGTAAACGGTATCATCATTGCGAAAGGAAAAGTGGCACCATTTATCGCAACATTAGCAACGATGACCATTTTTCGTGGGCTGACGCTTGTTTATATGGACGGACGTCCGATCACTGGTCTTGGGGATCACTTAGCATTCCAAATGTTTGGTCGTGGTTACTTCTTCGGTATTCCTGTACCAGCTGTAACAATGATGATTGCTTTTGCTGCACTATACTTTATTTTAAAGAAAACAACGTTTGGTCGCCGTACCTTTGCAATTGGTGGGAATGAAGAAGCGGCAGCATTATCAGGTATTAATGTAACGCGTATGAAAGTAATGATTTACGGTCTTTCTGGAATTCTGGCAGCGCTTGCAGGTATCGTGTTAACATCACGTTTAGACTCTGCACAGCCAACTGCTGGTACTTCTTACGAATTAGATGCAATCGCTGCAGTCGTATTAGGAGGAACAAGCCTTTCTGGTGGAAAAGGTTGGATTGTCGGCACATTCATTGGTGTACTCATCATCGGTGTATTGAATAACGGCTTAAACTTATTAGGAGTATCTTCTTTCTTCCAACAAGTTGTAAAAGGACTTGTTATCTTACTCGCTGTATTAATTGATCGTCGAAAAGAAGCATAA
- the rbsB gene encoding ribose ABC transporter substrate-binding protein RbsB produces MKKWLLVLVALMIVITAGCSMEPPEWAKDSSDKGRNNNVKVGFSVSTLNNPFFVTLKKGAEKKAKDSGIELIAVDAQNDAAKQTNDVEDLIQKGVDVIVINPTDSDAVASAVSAANAANIPVITVDRVANSGKVISHIASNNVEGGKMAGDYIRELAGEGANVAELEGIPGSSAARERGEGFHKVADKGLKVAAKQAADFDRAKGLSVMENILQANNDIKAVFAHNDEMALGALEALKSAGKTDVIVVGFDATDDAVKAVKDGRMAATVAQKPKLIGEQAMETAKQVSQDQKVAKFIPIELELIKKK; encoded by the coding sequence ATGAAAAAATGGTTACTTGTACTCGTTGCACTCATGATAGTAATCACTGCTGGTTGTTCGATGGAACCGCCAGAATGGGCAAAGGATTCTAGCGATAAAGGTCGAAATAACAATGTTAAAGTTGGATTTTCTGTTTCCACTTTAAATAATCCATTTTTCGTCACGTTGAAAAAAGGTGCAGAAAAGAAAGCGAAAGACAGTGGTATTGAATTGATTGCGGTCGATGCACAAAATGATGCAGCAAAGCAAACAAACGATGTGGAAGACTTGATTCAAAAAGGCGTTGATGTAATTGTTATTAACCCAACGGATTCAGACGCTGTTGCATCAGCAGTAAGCGCGGCCAATGCAGCGAACATTCCTGTTATTACAGTAGACCGCGTCGCAAACTCTGGGAAAGTTATTTCACACATTGCTTCCAATAACGTAGAAGGTGGCAAAATGGCTGGTGACTACATTCGTGAACTTGCTGGTGAAGGTGCAAATGTTGCTGAGTTAGAAGGGATTCCTGGTTCTTCTGCAGCTCGTGAGCGCGGGGAAGGATTCCATAAAGTAGCTGACAAGGGGTTGAAAGTGGCTGCTAAGCAAGCGGCAGATTTTGATCGTGCAAAAGGTTTATCGGTTATGGAAAACATCTTACAGGCAAATAATGATATAAAAGCAGTATTTGCTCATAACGATGAAATGGCATTAGGCGCACTAGAAGCATTAAAATCTGCTGGAAAAACAGATGTTATTGTTGTTGGGTTTGATGCAACTGACGATGCTGTAAAGGCGGTTAAGGATGGCCGTATGGCAGCGACTGTTGCCCAAAAACCAAAATTAATCGGAGAGCAGGCGATGGAAACAGCAAAACAGGTGAGTCAAGACCAAAAAGTGGCGAAATTTATTCCGATTGAATTAGAGCTTATTAAGAAAAAATAA
- the fsa gene encoding fructose-6-phosphate aldolase: MKFFIDTANISEIKEANELGIVAGVTTNPSLVAKEGVDFHARIREICSFIEGPVSAEVISLEADKMIEEGKELAKIAPNVVVKVPMTKEGLKAVKAFSDLGIRTNVTLVFSAVQALLAARAGATYVSPFLGRLDDIGHNGMDLIRQIADIFAIHGIPTEIIAASVRHSVHVTEAALNGAHIATIPANVIGALVKHPLTDQGIEKFLADWDKSQGK, from the coding sequence ATGAAATTCTTTATCGATACAGCAAACATTAGTGAAATTAAAGAGGCAAATGAATTAGGAATAGTAGCAGGTGTAACAACAAACCCATCACTTGTAGCAAAAGAGGGCGTAGATTTCCACGCACGCATTCGTGAAATTTGCAGCTTTATAGAAGGCCCTGTAAGTGCAGAAGTTATTAGTTTAGAAGCAGACAAGATGATTGAAGAAGGAAAAGAATTAGCAAAAATCGCACCAAACGTCGTTGTAAAAGTACCGATGACGAAAGAAGGATTAAAAGCTGTAAAAGCATTCTCTGACTTAGGAATTCGTACGAATGTAACATTAGTATTCTCAGCTGTACAAGCATTACTTGCAGCACGTGCTGGTGCAACGTACGTATCTCCATTCTTAGGCCGCTTGGATGATATCGGCCATAATGGTATGGACTTAATTCGCCAAATTGCTGACATCTTTGCAATTCACGGCATCCCAACAGAAATTATCGCAGCATCTGTACGCCATAGCGTTCACGTAACAGAAGCAGCATTAAACGGTGCACACATCGCAACAATCCCAGCAAATGTAATTGGAGCGTTAGTAAAACATCCATTAACAGATCAAGGAATTGAGAAATTCTTAGCGGATTGGGATAAATCACAAGGAAAATAA
- a CDS encoding immune inhibitor A, giving the protein MKKKTPFKVFSALAITTLLSCSFIIGGQSAFAETTVKSSSKNPTTPIDENLIQEERLAEALKERGMIHPSASKEETKKAVEQYIENKKGDQSNKEVLPGDSAKEASDFVKQEKETKMEEKEKVKNPVQNGRPEQMPSASKKQLNGKVPTTPAKQVPYNGAVRTDKVLVLLVEFSDYKHNNIDQTSGYMYSKDFSREHYQKMLFGNEPFTLFDGSKVKTFKQYYEEQSGSSYTTDGYVTEWLTVPGKATDYGADAKSGHDNKGPKGPRDLVKEALKAAAEKGLDLSQFDQFDRYDTNRDGNQNEPDGVIDHLMVIHAGVGQEAGGGKLGDNAIWSHRSKLARDPVAIEGTKSKVSNWDGKVAAHDYTIEPEDGAVGVFAHEFGHDLGLPDEYDTKYTGNGSPVEAWSLMSGGSWTGKIAGTEPTSFSPQNKDFLQKNMGGNWANIIEVDYDKIKRGVGVPTYIDQSVTKSNRPGLVRVNLPGKSIETIKPAFGKKTYYSTRGDDIHTTLETPLFDLTKAGAAKFDYKANYELEAECDFVEVHAVTEDGTKILLDKLGGKVVKDDMDTTEGKWIDKSYDLSQFKGKKVKLQFDYITDPAVAYKGFAVDNTILTVDGNVTFSDDAEGQAQMKLNGFVVSDGTEMKPHYYYLEWRNYAGSDNGLKAGRGPAYNTGLVVWYADDSFKDNWVGQHPGEGFLGVVDSHPEVVVGTLSDKPVIGKTGYQVADAAFSFDQTPAWSVNSSVRGQFNYAGLPGVTTFDDSKVYSNSQIPDAGRKVPQLGLKFQVVGQADDKSAGAVWIRR; this is encoded by the coding sequence TTGAAGAAAAAAACACCATTTAAAGTTTTTTCTGCATTGGCAATTACAACTTTATTAAGTTGTTCGTTTATTATTGGAGGACAATCTGCTTTTGCAGAAACAACTGTAAAATCTAGTAGTAAAAATCCAACTACTCCAATTGATGAAAACTTAATTCAAGAGGAGCGCTTGGCTGAAGCTTTAAAAGAGCGGGGAATGATTCATCCATCAGCATCGAAAGAAGAGACGAAAAAGGCTGTGGAGCAATATATTGAAAACAAGAAAGGCGATCAATCGAATAAAGAAGTACTTCCAGGTGATTCTGCTAAAGAAGCATCTGATTTTGTAAAACAAGAGAAAGAAACAAAAATGGAAGAAAAAGAAAAAGTAAAGAATCCGGTACAAAATGGAAGACCAGAGCAAATGCCTTCAGCAAGTAAAAAACAGCTAAATGGAAAAGTGCCGACGACTCCTGCTAAGCAAGTACCGTATAACGGAGCTGTTCGCACAGATAAAGTGCTTGTGCTACTTGTGGAATTTAGTGATTATAAACATAACAACATTGATCAAACATCTGGATATATGTATTCTAAAGATTTCAGCAGAGAGCATTATCAAAAGATGTTATTTGGTAATGAACCATTTACATTATTTGATGGATCAAAAGTAAAAACATTTAAGCAATATTATGAAGAACAATCTGGTAGTAGCTATACAACAGATGGTTATGTAACAGAATGGTTAACTGTCCCAGGGAAGGCAACAGATTACGGGGCAGATGCGAAGAGTGGTCATGATAATAAGGGACCAAAAGGACCTCGTGACCTTGTGAAAGAGGCATTAAAAGCGGCAGCCGAAAAAGGATTAGATTTATCTCAGTTCGACCAGTTTGACCGTTATGATACGAATCGTGATGGAAACCAAAATGAGCCAGACGGTGTTATCGATCATTTAATGGTCATTCATGCTGGTGTTGGACAAGAAGCAGGTGGCGGTAAATTAGGTGATAATGCGATTTGGTCACATCGTTCAAAATTAGCAAGAGATCCAGTAGCAATTGAAGGAACAAAATCAAAAGTTTCAAACTGGGATGGAAAAGTAGCTGCGCATGACTACACAATCGAACCTGAGGACGGTGCAGTTGGTGTGTTTGCTCATGAATTCGGTCATGATCTTGGTTTACCAGATGAGTATGATACGAAATATACAGGGAATGGATCACCTGTTGAAGCATGGTCATTAATGAGTGGCGGTAGCTGGACAGGGAAGATCGCTGGAACAGAACCGACAAGTTTTTCACCGCAAAATAAAGATTTCTTACAAAAAAATATGGGCGGTAACTGGGCGAATATTATAGAAGTAGATTACGATAAAATAAAGCGTGGTGTAGGAGTGCCTACCTATATCGATCAAAGTGTTACAAAATCGAATCGTCCAGGTCTTGTACGTGTGAATTTACCTGGAAAAAGCATTGAAACAATTAAACCAGCATTTGGAAAGAAAACATACTATAGTACAAGAGGCGACGATATTCATACAACATTAGAAACACCGTTGTTTGATTTAACAAAAGCTGGGGCAGCGAAATTTGATTACAAAGCAAATTATGAGCTTGAAGCAGAATGTGATTTTGTAGAAGTACATGCGGTTACAGAAGATGGAACGAAAATATTACTTGATAAACTGGGCGGTAAAGTTGTAAAGGATGATATGGATACGACAGAAGGAAAATGGATTGATAAATCATATGATTTAAGTCAATTCAAAGGAAAAAAAGTAAAATTACAATTTGACTACATTACAGATCCAGCTGTAGCATATAAGGGATTTGCAGTGGATAACACAATATTAACAGTAGACGGAAACGTAACATTCTCTGATGATGCAGAAGGACAAGCACAAATGAAATTAAATGGATTTGTCGTTTCTGACGGAACAGAAATGAAACCACATTACTATTATTTAGAGTGGAGAAACTATGCTGGTTCAGATAATGGATTAAAAGCAGGTAGAGGTCCAGCATATAATACAGGTCTTGTTGTTTGGTATGCAGACGATAGCTTTAAAGATAATTGGGTAGGTCAGCACCCTGGTGAAGGGTTCCTTGGTGTTGTTGATTCTCATCCAGAAGTGGTTGTTGGAACTTTAAGCGATAAACCGGTAATTGGAAAAACAGGATATCAAGTTGCTGATGCGGCATTCTCATTCGATCAAACACCAGCATGGAGTGTAAACTCAAGCGTACGTGGTCAATTTAATTATGCAGGTTTACCGGGTGTTACAACATTTGATGATTCTAAAGTGTACAGCAACAGCCAAATTCCAGATGCAGGCCGTAAAGTTCCACAATTAGGACTGAAGTTCCAAGTCGTTGGACAAGCGGATGACAAATCTGCAGGTGCAGTTTGGATTCGTCGTTAA
- a CDS encoding N-acetylmuramoyl-L-alanine amidase, which produces MTALRNLSIYVKGSIVLLCFACIYFVMPTTYASAETVKIYVDPGHGGTDTGAIGNGLREKDLTLDIALRIRNILNAEYTGHEIRMSRTSDVYPTLTQRTTDANNWGADFFLSVHINSGGGSGYEDYSYPNAGAPTTTYQNLIHQEIMKTTNFYDRGIKTNNFHVLRETNMPAVLTENGFIDRAEDAQKLGNATFREQLARGHANGLVKAFGLQKKTFLIRVKAEELYYYSQPDWNAKAGTVKQGDVFTVVETLTVNGSKMYKLKSGNYITANPAYVEVLQ; this is translated from the coding sequence GTGACAGCATTGAGAAATTTATCAATCTATGTAAAAGGTAGTATCGTTCTATTATGTTTTGCTTGTATTTATTTTGTTATGCCAACAACATATGCAAGTGCAGAAACTGTGAAAATTTATGTCGATCCAGGCCATGGTGGAACGGATACAGGAGCTATTGGAAATGGTTTGCGAGAAAAGGATTTAACATTAGATATCGCATTGCGTATTCGTAACATTTTAAATGCAGAGTATACGGGTCATGAAATTAGAATGAGTCGTACAAGTGATGTGTATCCTACCCTAACACAGCGAACAACTGATGCAAATAATTGGGGAGCGGATTTCTTCTTATCTGTACATATTAATAGTGGTGGTGGCTCTGGTTATGAAGATTATAGTTATCCGAATGCAGGAGCGCCAACTACAACTTATCAAAATTTAATTCATCAAGAAATTATGAAGACAACTAATTTTTATGATAGAGGAATCAAAACAAATAATTTCCATGTGTTAAGAGAGACGAATATGCCAGCAGTATTAACTGAAAATGGGTTTATTGATCGGGCAGAAGATGCTCAAAAGTTAGGAAATGCAACATTTAGAGAACAACTTGCAAGAGGGCATGCAAACGGTTTAGTAAAAGCATTTGGTTTACAAAAGAAAACGTTCTTAATTCGTGTGAAAGCAGAAGAATTATATTATTATAGTCAACCTGATTGGAATGCAAAGGCTGGTACTGTAAAACAAGGTGATGTATTCACTGTTGTGGAAACGTTAACTGTTAATGGTTCAAAAATGTATAAGCTAAAATCAGGAAACTACATAACTGCTAATCCAGCGTATGTTGAAGTTTTACAATAA
- a CDS encoding MFS transporter — MKYFIYFIVIVAFFDTFSQLPIMSTYAQSLGGTPLIIGLVVGMYSFANMIGNIIAGASVDKFGAKKVLYISMGITSLIVLLYTVVQSGEQLIIVRFLHGFSDGFLIPAAFTFLSKQTKSTKQGKAMALSGAAVGTAAIVGPAFSGIMKASAGIEWVFVTISILMALGTIVSLFLLPNHIARTDKSRTQMMNKEDMLGLLKSEPLLQAYLGAFTLMFSQGIVTYMLPMKVEALALKASTTGMMLSVFGITAILFFLLPTNRIYDRFNRQKMMVIGIAVMALALSLLGIFTTKGMLFVVMIIYGIGFAILFPSINALLVENTTEDNRGKAFGLFYAFFSLGVVAGSFIVGAIGASPSVSFVIGTAFLLTFASMLYVRGRLKLQ, encoded by the coding sequence TTGAAATATTTCATTTATTTTATTGTTATCGTGGCGTTTTTCGATACATTTTCACAATTACCAATTATGAGTACTTACGCACAGAGTCTTGGGGGAACGCCTCTTATTATTGGCCTTGTCGTTGGGATGTACTCGTTTGCCAATATGATCGGCAATATTATCGCAGGTGCATCTGTTGATAAATTTGGAGCGAAAAAAGTTCTTTATATAAGTATGGGAATTACGAGTCTCATAGTCTTATTGTATACCGTTGTCCAAAGCGGCGAACAACTGATTATCGTTCGCTTTCTACATGGATTTAGCGACGGTTTCTTAATACCAGCTGCCTTTACTTTCTTATCCAAACAAACAAAATCAACAAAACAAGGGAAAGCAATGGCTTTATCTGGTGCTGCTGTCGGAACAGCAGCTATCGTTGGTCCTGCTTTCAGCGGAATTATGAAAGCAAGCGCAGGCATAGAATGGGTCTTCGTTACAATTTCTATCTTAATGGCACTCGGTACAATCGTCTCGCTCTTCTTGTTGCCAAATCATATTGCAAGAACAGATAAATCACGGACGCAAATGATGAACAAAGAAGATATGCTTGGATTACTAAAATCCGAGCCATTATTACAAGCATATCTCGGAGCCTTTACATTAATGTTCTCACAAGGAATTGTAACGTATATGCTACCGATGAAAGTAGAAGCATTAGCACTCAAAGCATCTACAACAGGCATGATGCTAAGTGTCTTTGGGATTACCGCAATCCTCTTCTTCTTACTACCAACAAATCGGATATACGATCGCTTTAACCGTCAAAAAATGATGGTAATTGGCATTGCAGTAATGGCTCTAGCATTATCTTTACTTGGCATATTTACAACAAAAGGCATGCTCTTTGTTGTCATGATCATTTATGGAATTGGATTTGCAATCCTCTTTCCTTCTATTAATGCCTTACTTGTTGAAAATACAACAGAAGACAATCGAGGAAAAGCATTCGGACTATTCTACGCATTCTTCTCATTAGGTGTTGTCGCTGGATCATTTATAGTTGGGGCGATCGGAGCATCACCGAGTGTAAGCTTTGTGATTGGAACAGCGTTCTTGCTTACGTTTGCTTCGATGTTATATGTGAGAGGGAGATTAAAGCTACAATAA